From one Humulus lupulus chromosome 8, drHumLupu1.1, whole genome shotgun sequence genomic stretch:
- the LOC133795275 gene encoding uncharacterized mitochondrial protein AtMg00810-like: MTQPPGFVNPAAPTHVCKLAKSLYGLKQSPRAWFLKLTTTLLDWDFQASKADCSMFMYRSGAIMLIVLIYVDDIIITGSTSAVISYLIGYLRTKFAVKNLGSLHYFLGLQVSRTAHGMHLSQTKYIRDLLTKTGLLDSKPVPTPIALGSLSIHDGDLLSDATSYRSIIGALQYCTFTRPDISYSVNKLCQFMHSPTTVHLQAAKRVLRYLKGTPHLGLFIQPDSISQLRCFTDADWASCPDDRRSTSAYCVFLGLNLLSWSSSKEKVVSRSSTESEYRALANGASEVSWLETLLAELGFPVSNPSVLHCDNISTLHLASNPVLHARTKHVEIDCHFVRERVNRGSLRLVFTPSSDQLADCLTKPLVASRFHDLRTKLNVLPCPLSLRGDVKP; this comes from the coding sequence ATGACCCAGCCGCCTGGTTTTGTGAATCCCGCTGCCCCCACGCATGTTTGCAAACTTGCTAAGTCCCTATACGGCTTGAAGCAGTCCCCTCGTGCTTGGTTTCTTAAGTTGACTACTACCTTACTGGATTGGGATTTTCAAGCATCAAAAGCTGACTGTTCTATGTTTATGTACAGATCTGGAGCTATTATGTTGATTGTTCTTATCTATGTAGATGATATTATCATCACAGGATCTACCTCTGCTGTTATTTCTTATTTGATTGGTTATCTTCGCACCAAATTTGCagtgaaaaatctgggttcgctacACTATTTTTTGGGCTTGCAAGTGTCTCGGACTGCTCATGGAATGCATCTTTCTCAGACCAAGTACATCAGAGATCTTCTTACAAAAACAGGTCTCTTGGACTCCAAACCAGTCCCTACTCCAATAGCTTTGGGCTCTCTTTCTATTCATGATGGTGACTTGCTCTCCGATGCCACTTCATATCGCAGCATTATCGGTGCTCTTCAATATTGCACATTCACTAGGCCTGACATCTCCTACTCAGTTAACAAGTTATGCCAGTTTATGCATTCCCCTACTACGGTCCATCTACAGGCTGCGAAGCGGGTACTGCGATATCTTAAAGGGACTCCTCACTTGGGACTTTTCATTCAGCCCGATTCTATTTCACAACTCCGCTGCTTTACCGATGCAGATTGGGCTTCTTGTCCTGATGATCGGCGTAGCACTAGTGCATATTGTGTTTTCCTTGGCCTTAACCTTCTCTCGTGGTCCTCttccaaggagaaagtggtctcaCGCTCCAGTACAGAATCTGAATATCGAGCCCTTGCCAATGGGGCCTCCGAAGTCTCTTGGCTTGAAACATTGCTGGCTGAACTTGGATTTCCAGTCTCCAACCCGTCTGTGCTTCATTGTGATAATATTAGCACCCTTCATTTAGCCTCCAATCCAGTTCTGCATGCTCGTACCAAGCACGTGGAAATCGATTGTCACTTTGTGCGTGAACGGGTCAATCGTGGTAGTCTTCGTCTTGTCTTCACTCCTTCGTCGGATCAACTTGCAGATTGTCTAACCAAACCGCTTGTGGCTTCTCGGTTCCATGACTTACGCACCAAACTCAACGTCCTTCCTTGCCCGTTGAGTTTGCGGGGGGATGTTAAACCATAa